The following proteins come from a genomic window of Streptomyces sp. NBC_01716:
- the argH gene encoding argininosuccinate lyase, with protein sequence MSSNTGDVRLWGGRFADGPAEALAKLSASVHFDWRLAPYDIAGSRAHARVLSKAGLLDEEELDRMLVGLDRLEAAVADGSFTGTIADEDVHTALERGLLEQLGPDLGGKLRAGRSRNDQVATLFKMYLRDHARIIGGLVAELQDALVGLAEAHPDVAMPGRTHLQHAQPVLFAHHVLAHVQSLSRDAERLRQWDERTAVSPYGSGALAGSSLGLDPEAVAADLGFEHGSAANSIDGTASRDFVAEFAFITAMIGVNLSRIAEEVIIWNTKEFSFVTLHDAFSTGSSIMPQKKNPDIAELARGKSGRLIGNLTGLMATLKALPLAYNRDLQEDKEPVFDSCDQLEVLLPAFTGMMATLTVNRERMAELAPAGFSLATDIAEWLVRQGVPFRVAHEVAGECVKVCERQGIELDELTDEQFAGISEHLTPEVRTVLNVTGALASRDGRGGTAPSAVAVQLAEVKTDLALQHAWATAKK encoded by the coding sequence GCCAAGCTGTCGGCGTCCGTGCACTTCGACTGGCGCCTGGCGCCGTACGACATCGCGGGCTCCCGCGCGCACGCGCGCGTGCTCAGCAAGGCCGGCCTCCTCGACGAGGAGGAACTGGACCGGATGCTCGTCGGGCTCGACCGGCTGGAGGCGGCCGTCGCCGACGGCTCGTTCACCGGGACCATCGCCGACGAGGACGTCCACACCGCCCTCGAACGTGGTCTCCTCGAACAGCTCGGCCCGGACCTCGGCGGCAAGCTGCGCGCCGGCCGGTCCCGCAACGACCAGGTCGCCACCCTCTTCAAGATGTATCTGCGCGACCACGCCCGGATCATCGGCGGACTGGTCGCCGAGCTCCAGGACGCGCTCGTGGGTCTCGCCGAGGCGCACCCGGACGTGGCCATGCCGGGCCGTACGCATCTCCAGCACGCCCAGCCGGTGCTCTTCGCCCACCATGTGCTGGCACATGTGCAGTCCCTCTCGCGAGACGCGGAGCGGCTGCGGCAGTGGGACGAACGGACGGCGGTCTCCCCGTACGGCTCCGGCGCGCTGGCCGGGTCGTCGCTGGGGCTCGACCCGGAGGCGGTCGCGGCGGATCTCGGCTTCGAGCACGGCTCGGCCGCCAACTCCATCGACGGGACGGCCTCGCGGGACTTCGTCGCCGAGTTCGCCTTCATCACCGCGATGATCGGCGTGAATCTCTCGCGTATCGCCGAAGAGGTCATCATCTGGAACACGAAGGAGTTCTCCTTCGTCACCCTGCACGACGCGTTCTCCACCGGCTCGTCGATCATGCCGCAGAAGAAGAACCCGGACATCGCCGAGCTGGCGCGCGGCAAGTCGGGCCGGCTCATCGGCAATCTGACCGGGCTGATGGCCACGCTGAAGGCGCTGCCGCTCGCGTACAACCGCGATCTCCAGGAGGACAAGGAGCCGGTCTTCGACTCCTGCGACCAACTGGAGGTCCTGCTCCCCGCGTTCACCGGGATGATGGCGACGCTCACGGTCAACCGGGAGCGGATGGCGGAGCTGGCCCCGGCCGGGTTCTCGCTCGCCACGGACATCGCGGAGTGGCTGGTCCGGCAGGGCGTGCCGTTCCGCGTCGCGCACGAGGTCGCGGGGGAGTGCGTCAAGGTGTGCGAGCGGCAGGGGATCGAGCTCGATGAGCTGACCGACGAGCAGTTCGCCGGGATCTCGGAGCATCTGACGCCGGAGGTCCGTACGGTCCTCAATGTCACCGGCGCGCTGGCGTCGCGGGACGGGCGCGGCGGTACGGCGCCTTCGGCGGTCGCGGTCCAGCTCGCCGAGGTGAAGACGGACCTGGCGCTCCAGCACGCGTGGGCGACGGCCAAGAAGTAG